From Sulfurospirillum tamanense:
CAATAAATAATCATCCAATGGTTTTACATCTTTTACAGCTAAATACATCTATACCTCCTATTTTAAAGGCTCGATTTGAAACGGCAATTCACCATTTTGAGCTAGTTTCCAATCTGCCAATAACTCTTCATGTCTTAATTCTGCCCATGCTAAGACTAATCTCAATTTATTTTTTGGTAATTTCCCGTCAATTAATTCAATCGTATTTATGTCTATGATAGCTTTATCATCTTGATAATAAACATGAATATGTGGAGGGTTATGTTCTTTTGGAGCACAATACATTCTGATAATTATCCCATAAAACATTGATATAGTTGGCATATCAGCTCCTGTATTTTTTACTTTTGATTTTTGCCAAATTATACCAAAAATCCACTACATCAACTCGCATTCATAGAAACTAGACTTCTTGAGCAAAGAAACGGGAACGAGGCTACTTTTTAATAGAAAAGGGAAAGGAACTAACAAAAAGCAAGCATCCACCAAGGAAGCTACCTCAAATAACTCCTACCCCTCCCGCACCATGCGAGAGACCAATTCTTCTTTAGTTGGGTCTATTTTTTTTCTT
This genomic window contains:
- a CDS encoding DUF4160 domain-containing protein, giving the protein MPTISMFYGIIIRMYCAPKEHNPPHIHVYYQDDKAIIDINTIELIDGKLPKNKLRLVLAWAELRHEELLADWKLAQNGELPFQIEPLK